From a single Phragmites australis chromosome 7, lpPhrAust1.1, whole genome shotgun sequence genomic region:
- the LOC133924099 gene encoding heavy metal-associated isoprenylated plant protein 7-like encodes MGEEVKKEEEKPKEAEEKKEGKSKEEEKAKEGGEEKPKDGEEKKEEAPPPPPPEEVEMRVYMHCEGCARKVKKILKRFDGVEDVIADSKAHRVLVKGKKAAADPMKVVERVQKKTGRKVELLSPIPPPPEEKKEEQKEEPEPPKPEEKKEPPVIAVVLKVHMHCEACAQVIRKKILKMKGVQTAEPDLKASEVTVKGVFEEAKLAEYVHKRTGKHAAVVKSELVTPPENAGDDKAKEEKKAEGGDEKKEDKEEKKDGKNGGGDEKEQEKEKEGGSAGSEEKDKDKEKDAAVNLYMHYPRFGFPGGYYPPPPPGYAYQLAYPPPYPPQPAPYAPQIFSDENPNACSVM; translated from the exons ATGGGCGAG GAggtcaagaaggaggaggagaagcccaaggaggcggaggagaagaaggagggcaagtccaaggaggaggagaaggccaaGGAAGGCGGGGAGGAGAAGCCCAAGGacggggaggagaagaaggaggaggcgccaccgccaccgccaccggaggaggtggagatgcgGGTCTACATGCACTGCGAGGGCTGCGCCAGGAAGGTCAAGAAGATCCTCAAGCGGTTCGATG GAGTTGAGGACGTGATTGCTGACTCGAAGGCGCACAGGGTGCTGGTGAAGGGGAAGAAGGCGGCCGCCGACCCTATGAAGGTGGTGGAGCGCGTCCAGAAGAAGACCGGCCGCAAGGTGGAGCTCCTTTCGCCGATACCGCCTCCAccggaggagaagaaggaagagcaGAAGGAGGAGCCCGAGCCGCCGAAACccgaggagaagaaggag CCGCCGGTGATCGCCGTCGTGCTGAAGGTGCACATGCACTGCGAGGCCTGCGCTCAAGTTATCAGGAAGAAGATCCTCAAGATGAAAG GAGTGCAAACTGCAGAGCCAGACTTGAAGGCATCGGAGGTGACAGTGAAGGGTGTGTTCGAGGAGGCCAAGCTGGCCGAGTACGTGCACAAGCGCACCGGCAAGCATGCGGCCGTTGTCAAGTCCGAGCTGGTCACCCCGCCCGAGAACGCCGGCGACGACAAAgccaaggaagagaagaaggcggAAGGCGGCgacgagaagaaggaagacaaggaggagaagaaggatggcaaAAATGGCGGCGGGGACGAGAAGGAGCaggagaaagagaaggaggGCGGCAGCGCCGGCAGCGAAGAGAAGGACAAGGATAAAGAGAAAGACGCCGCCGTCAACCTGTACATGCATTACCCACGGTTCGGGTTCCCCGGCGGATACTACCCGCCGCCCCCGCCCGGGTACGCCTACCAGCTGGCCTACCCGCCGCCGTACCCGCCGCAACCGGCGCCATACGCGCCGCAGATCTTCAGCGATGAGAACCCGAACGCGTGCTCCGTTATGTAA